In the genome of Magnolia sinica isolate HGM2019 chromosome 2, MsV1, whole genome shotgun sequence, one region contains:
- the LOC131237005 gene encoding uncharacterized protein LOC131237005, giving the protein MGGILHLFDFNQASTSRKLLTHKRHAGGLEAPRNSLELPIETLQSYHTIHENIPYSYQVKQHSSKNKFYPSGIPMKKLIDEEVSKQTDSRRNVPSVVARLMGVDTLPSDVKPVVYAKEKKNENARNKQAENGSAHFSPLISKPAKQSKQDFLLPSNKQVPEKFNDRLKFTRPQHREHPQEEQLQKFKKEFEAWQASKVWEHSRSVELGNNPRKWKYNQTLAQESLNKEKMVRHADAKRNPADGKPIEPMDYTSPTTSKTSTEQLGGLRNHRYKSKEVMTLRNRSKSCDFEEFPKMNCDEKFGRSSIPTRIVILKPGPERTDDPEESWVGSSEIVEEEGSIEDFLEEVKEKLRLEIEGNIRKDTTVGGMRIETPSRERPTDPKEIARHIAKQVRESVTRDLGMNLLRSESTRSYRSEVQLNGPGSPEFIDKDTRKFLSERLRNILRDEGDVDIPMVISGSLKNPALDREGGRLRSMAYAAQTGKKTSYWGNMRDEPGTTKTRSFRHEKKNDHAFNTGEVSPRNLIRSLSAPVSGTSFGKLLLEEPHVLTGAHIRRKHEAAENVSVEVRKTRKDRFSFRGKVSSLRYSLTLRGRLFGKKIPLVEESGANESDFVKAFMTAPSVLMNLGAVQENSTEVPPSPASLCSSPHEEYAMQGEQRCPVSALDVPFVEDNPVPQIFREINSNLQELKKQLNDLQSDAPQEAAIEEDPLEVEVVGLECQAQVYIRDILVVSGLYDGSSTLAEPIDCCVFEEVEAAYKRRGKEGEGAAKGNDESKVGHKVLFDLLNEVISTILASPVSKSRFMRGVLGSTMAMPLGKKLLDDVWRMMHVYIYTLENRCQSLDDMAADDMARVPWLGTMHYEVDAIGRELEWMIVGELVDEVLREMCH; this is encoded by the exons ATGGGAGGCATATTACATCTTTTTGACTTCAATCAAGCTAGCACATCCCGGAAATTGTTGACACACAAGAGGCATGCTGGTG GCCTGGAAGCTCCACGAAATAGCTTGGAGCTGCCTATAGAGACATTGCAGAGCTATCACACCATTCACGAAAACATACCG TATTCATATCAAGTGAAGCAGCATTCATCTAAAAACAAGTTTTATCCAAGTGGAATCCCCATGAAAAAGTTGATTGACGAGGAGGTGTCCAAACAAACCGATAGCAGGCGCAATGTCCCCAGCGTTGTTGCCCGTCTGATGGGGGTGGATACGTTACCGTCAGATGTAAAACCAGTGGTCTATGCAAAGGAAAAAAAGAACGAAAATGCAAGGAACAAACAGGCTGAAAATGGTTCAGCTCACTTTAGTCCACTCATCTCAAAACCTGCCAAGCAATCAAAACAAGATTTTCTACTCCCCAGCAACAAACAGGTTCCTGAAAAATTCAATGACCGCCTTAAGTTCACAAGACCACAGCATCGGGAACATCCCCAAGAGGAGCAActacagaaattcaagaaggaaTTTGAAGCATGGCAAGCATCCAAGGTCTGGGAACATTCAAGGAGTGTTGAACTGGGAAATAATCCTAGAAAATGGAAATATAACCAAACCCTCGCACAAGAAAGTCTCAACAAGGAAAAGATGGTGCGACATGCAGATGCTAAGAGAAACCCAGCAGATGGAAAGCCGATAGAACCCATGGATTATACTTCGCCAACTACATCAAAAACAAGCACAGAACAACTAGGTGGTTTACGAAATCACAGATATAAGAGTAAGGAAGTCATGACTTTAAGGAACAGGAGCAAAAGTTGTGACTTTGAGGAGTTCCCCAAAATGAATTGTGATGAGAAATTTGGAAGATCCTCCATACCCACGAGGATAGTGATCTTGAAGCCTGGTCCTGAAAGGACCGACGATCCCGAAGAGTCCTGGGTCGGCTCATCAGAGATAGTTGAAGAGGAAGGTAGTATTGAAGATTTTCTtgaggaggtgaaggaaaaactCAGATTGGAAATAGAAGGGAACATTAGGAAGGATACAACAGTAGGAGGGATGAGAATCGAGACTCCTTCCAGGGAAAGGCCAACAGACCCAAAAGAAATCGCTCGACATATAGCAAAACAAGTCAGAGAAAGTGTTACTAGGGACCTTGGGATGAATTTGCTGCGGTCGGAATCCACCAGATCATATCGCAGTGAAGTTCAACTCAATGGGCCAGGCTCCCCTGAGTTCATTGACAAAGATACAAGGAAATTCTTATCAGAACGGCTTAGGAACATCCTAAGAGATGAAGGGGATGTGGACATTCCCATGGTTATCAGTGGCAGCTTGAAAAATCCTGCATTAGACAGGGAAGGAGGAAGACTTAGATCAATGGCTTATGCTGCTCAGACTGGGAaaaagacgagctactggggaaaCATGAGAGACGAGCCTGGAACAACAAAAACCAGATCTTTCAGACATGAGAAGAAGAATGATCATGCATTCAATACTGGAGAAGTATCCCCAAGGAACCTTATCAGATCTTTGTCAGCTCCAGTGTCAGGGACATCCTTTGGGAAGCTTCTACTAGAGGAGCCACACGTTTTAACGGGAGCCCACATCAGAAGGAAGCATGAAGCTGCAGAAAATGTTTCAGTGGAAGTGAGAAAAACCAGGAAAGACAGGTTTAGTTTCAGAGGGAAAGTTTCCAGTTTGAGATATAGTTTAACTCTCAGGGGCAGATTATTCGGCAAGAAGATTCCATTGGTGGAGGAATCAGGAGCAAACGAATCTGATTTTGTGAAGGCTTTCATGACTGCACCATCAGTTCTGATGAATTTGGGTGCTGTTCAG GAGAACTCAACTGAGGTGCCACCCAGCCCTGCGTCATTGTGTAGCAGCCCACATGAGGAGTATGCTATGCAGGGAGAGCAACGATGCCCAGTCTCCGCATTGGATGTACCTTTTGTTGAAGATAACCCTGTTCCACAGATCTTCAGAGAGATCAACTCTAACCTTCAAg AGCTGAAGAAACAGTTAAATGACCTTCAGTCGGATGCACCCCAAGAAGCAGCGATCGAAGAGGATCCTTTGGAGGTTGAAGTAGTAGGTTTAGAGTGCCAAGCACAAGTTTATATAAGAGATATCCTCGTTGTTTCCGGCTTGTATGATGGTTCATCTACACTAGCAGAGCCAATTGATTGCTGTGTGTTTGAGGAAGTAGAAGCAGCTTACAAGAGACGTGGCAAGGAGGGTGAAGGGGCTGCCAAAGGCAATGATGagagcaaggtgggccacaaagtgtTATTTGATTTGTTAAATGAAGTAATATCAACTATACTAGCATCTCCTGTAAGCAAGTCTAGATTCATGAGAGGAGTCCTGGGCTCAACCATGGCGATGCCACTTGGGAAGAAATTGTTGGATGATGTATGGAGGATGATGCACGTTTATATATATACTTTGGAGAATCGATGTCAATCACTTGATGACATGGCTGCCGACGACATGGCACGGGTGCCTTGGTTAGGTACGATGCATTATGAAGTCGATGCAATTGGAAGAGAGTTGGAGTGGATGATTGTGGGGGAGTTAGTTGATGAAGTTTTGAGAGAGATGTGTCATTAA